The stretch of DNA CCGGAGTTGGCCATCGCCAGCATGCCCGGTTCGGCGAAGGTGAGCGACTCGTCGATCTCGTCGTCGAAGGTGTAGCCGGGCCCGCCGGTACCGGTGCCCTCCGGGTCCCCGCCCTGGATCATGAAGTCGGGGATGACCCGGTGGAAGACCGTGCCGTCGTAGAAGCCGGGGTCGTCCTCGGCCAGCTCGGCGAAGTTGCGCACCGTCTCCGGGGCGCGGTCGGGGAACAGGACGAGCTCGATCTCGCCCTCGCTGGTGTGCAGGGTGGCGCCCCGCACGTCGGAGGCGGATCCCCCGTCCCCGGTGGCGGAGGAGCCGCACCCGGTGGCGAGCAGCGCCGCGGCGCAGACCAGAGCGGCGGCCGTGAGGTGTCTGTGCATCAGGGAGCACAGTACCGGGCGGAGCGGGGCTCCGGCCGGCGCCCGGCGGTGCGGCCGCGCCGCCGGGCGGAGGTCAGCCGACGAGCTGGGGGCCCTGGCCGTCCGGGGAGGCCAGGGGCCAGCTCATCCGGACCACGGTGCCGTCCTCGGCGGGCTCGATGCTCACCTCGTCGGCGAGCCCGATGATCACCGCCAGGCCGACGTCGGGGGAGAGGCCGGAGACGCCGCCGGGCGGGGTGTGCTCGCCCGGGTAGACGCCGTTGGCCGCGCCGTCGAGGGAGGCGGGGGCGCCCCGGTCGGCGTCGGGCTCCTTGGCCGGGGCCCGATCGGAGACGACCACCTCGAACCGCTTGGCGGCGTGGCCGTTGGCGGGGGCGGGGACCGTCGGCCCGCCGCGCCGCGGCGGCCTGGCGTCCGATCCGTCGATGAGCTCGATCTCGATCGGCTGGCCGGGGCAGTGCGCTCTGTGCGCCTCCACGGCGCGCGAGCATGCCTCACCGACGGCGAGCCTGATCTCGTCGAGGGCGGATTCGGCGATGCCCGCCCGGCGCGCGACGGCGGTCGCCATGAGGCGGGCCGTGCGCACGTGGGCGGGCAGCGCGCTGATCGTGAGCTGGACGAGGGCCATCTTCTCGCTCGCTACGCGGCCGGCTACTTGGCGGCGCGCTTGTCGATGGCCTCCTGCACCGACTCATAGATGCCGAAGACCTTGGTCAGCCCGGTGATGCGGAAGATCTTGAGGATCCGCTCCTGGGTGCAGACCAGGTCGAGGGTGCCGTCGTGGGCGCGCACCCGCTTCAGGCCCCCGACGAGCACACCGAGGCCGGTCGAGTCGAGGAACTCCACCTTCTCCATGTTCACCACGAGGTGGAAGTTGCCCTTGTTGACCAGGTCGATCAGGAGCTCACGCAGCCGAGGCGCGGTATAGACGTCGATCTCACCCTCGACGACGACGATCTCGGTGTCGTCCTTGGTGTAGTGATCCAGCTTCAAGTCCACTAGTCCTCCAGCGCCGAACCGCGAAAAACCGCGAGTGATCTGTGCCGGGCGTTACCCCACAGAGCGGCATTCAACCACGCTTTCACGTCCCGGCTTCCTGCTTCCCGTGAGAAAACCGTGACACCGCGCGTCCCTTCCCCCGGATGCCACACTGAAACCGGTGGTCACCTGCCACTGCGCCGATCCGGTGCGCCGAAGGAGGGCTCCAGGTGGATCTGTGGGAATCGACACTCGGGCGATCGTGGCGTGACCATACCCCGAACCCGCAGGTGACACATGTGGAGCGGCTGTCACGTGGCGAAGCGGTAAGCGAAGAGTGGCCGGCATGGACACCGTCCTCGGTGCGGTCGGGGCTGACCGGCGCGGGGGTCGCGGCCCCCTGGTCCCACCAGGTGGCGGCCGCGAACCTGGCACGCTCCGGTAACAACGTGATCATAGCCACCGGGACCGCATCCGGGAAGTCGCTGGCCTTCCTGCTCCCCGCCGCCGAGGCGGTGATCGGCGGCGGGACGGTGCTCTACCTCGCGCCGACCAAGGCGCTCGCCGCCGACCAGCTGCGCGCCGTGCGCGAGGCCGGGCCGCCGGAGCTGATCGGCGCGGTCTACGACGGGGACACCCCGCGCGAGGAGCGGGCCTGGGTCCGCACGCACGCCAACTACGTGCTCACCAACCCGGACATGCTGCACCGGGCGGTGCTGGAGCGGCACCCCTCCTGGGCGGGCTTCCTGCGCCGGCTCCGCTACGTCGTGGTCGACGAGGCCCACCACTACCGGGGCGTGTTCGGCTCGCACGTCGCCCAGATCCTGCGCCGGCTGCGCCGGATCTGCGCCCGCCACCGGGCCGAGCCGGTGTTCATCCTGGCCTCGGCCACCACCGGCGCCCCCGAGGAGAGCGCGTCCCGGCTGACCGGGCTGCCGGTGCGGGCGGTCACCGAGGACGGCTCGCCCCGCCCGGCCGTCGACTTCGCCCTGGTCGAGCCGGAGCTCACCGAGCAGACGGGGGAGCGCGGCGCGCCGGTCCGCCGCACCGCCACCGCGGAGGCCGCCGGCATCCTGGCCGAGCTGGTCTCCCGCCGGGTCCGCACGCTCGCCTTCGTCCGCTCCCGGCAGGGCGCGGAGGTGGTCGCGCTGACCGCGCGGCGCGCGCTGGCCGACGCCGGCCGCCCGGACCTCGCCGAGAAGGTCGCCGCCTACCGGGCCGGCTACCTGGCCGCGGACCGCCGGGAGCTGGAGGACGGGCTGCGCGGCGGCGGGCTGCTCGGGCTGGCCACCACCAACGCGCTGGAGCTCGGCGTGGACATCACCGGGGTGGACGCGGTGGTGGTCGCGGGCTGGCCGGGCACCCGCGCCTCGCTGTGGCAGCAGGCCGGGCGGGCCGGCCGGCGGGGCGCCGACGCGCTGGCGGTGTTCGTCGCCCGGGACGACCCGCTCGACACCTACCTGGTGCACCACCCGGAGGCGATCTTCGGCCGCTCGGTGGAGGCCGCCGTCATCGATCCGGACAACCCCTACGTGCTCGGCCCGCACCTGTGCGCGGCCGCCGCGGAGCTGCCGCTCACCCCGGAGGACCTGGAGCTGTTCGGCCCGGCGGCCGAGGAGGTCGCGGCCGACCTGGTCCGCCGGGGCCTGCTCCGGCGCCGCCCCCGCGGCTGGTTCTGGACCCGGCGGGAGCGCGCCAGCGACCTGGCCGACATCCGCGGCGCCGGAGGGCCGCCGGTGCAGATCGTGGACGCCGGCACCGGCCAGCTGCTCGGCACCGTGGACGAGGCGGCGGCCTGCGGCACCGTGCACGAGGGCGCGGTCTACCTGCACCAGGGGGAGAGCCACGTGGTGCGGGAGCTGGACCTGGAGGAGCGGGTGGCGCTGGTGGACGCGGCGGAGCCCGGCTACTCCACCTGGGCCCGGGAGGTCACCGAGATCGAGGTGCTGCGCTCCCGGGAGCGCAGCACCTGGGGGCCGCACGAGGTGCATTTCGGTGACGTCCGGGTGGCCCGCCAGGTGGTCGGCTACCTCAAGCGGGACGTGCGCAGCGGGGCGGTCCTCGGCGAGCAGCCGCTGGACCTGCCGGAGCGCTCGCTGGACTCGCGCGCGGTGTGGTGGACGCTGGCCCCGGAGACCGCCGAGCGGCTGCGCGCCGAGGGGGTGGAGCTGCGCGGCGCGGCGCACGCGGCCGAGCACGCCGCGATCGGCCTGCTGCCGCTCTTCGCCACCTGCGACCGGTGGGACATCGGCGGGGTTTCCACAGCCCTGCACGCCGACACCGGGCGGCTGACGGTGTTCGTTTACGACGGCCACGAGGGCGGCGCGGGCTTCGCGGAGCGGGGGTACGCCGCGGCCCGGGAGTGGCTGGCGGCGACCCGGGCGGCCATCGCCGACTGCGAGTGCGGCGCCGGCTGCCCCTCCTGCATCCAGTCTCCGAAGTGCGGAAACGGAAACGATCCGCTGAGCAAACCGGGGGCGCTGCGGCTGCTGGACGCACTGCTCGACGCGGCGGGAAACGACGCGGGAACGGACCGTGATCGCTCCGTGATCGGCGGACCGGAAACCCCGGTAGAGGGAGGCTCGGAAAGCCGTCCGCCGAAGTTTTCCACAACGTAATTCACAGCCTGTGGGTAATCCGGCGGGCGATTCCCCGGGTTGTCCACAGGCCGTGGATTTCCCATTCCGGTTCACCCCCGCCCGGGCCACCGTGGACCCGTGCCGCGCACTCCGAGCACGTCGCGCGGCCGGAACGGCCCCAGGAGGTCCCAGTGAACCACGCCCGCCCCCTCCGCCCCGCGCGCACCGCGGCGCGTTTCCCCGACCGGGGAATGTCCACCGCCGAGTACGCGGTGGGCACCGTTTCCGCGGTGGCCTTCGCCGCGGTTCTCTACGCGATTCTGACCAGTACCGAAGTGCGCGACGCACTCACCCGGATCGTCATCGATGCGCTCCAGGCCGCCGGCTGATCCGCGGCGCGACCGCGGTCAGGCGACCGCGGAAATCGCCGCCGCACTTCCCGCGCTCGCCGTCGTCCTCGCCCTGTGCCTGGCCGCGATCCAAGCGGTCGCGGCCCATCTGGCCTGCGTCGACGCGGCCCGCGCCGGGGCCAGGGCGCTGGCCCGCGGCGACGACCAGGCCGCCGTGCTCGGCACCGTCGCCGCGGCCGCCCCGCCCGGCGCGGCCGCCGCGGTGACCCGCTCCGGCGGCTACGCCCGGGTCGAGGTCACCGCCCGGGTGCGCCTCGGTCCGGGCTTCCCGGCCCCGGTCGAGGTCGGCGGCCGGGCCGCCACCCCGCTGGAGGAGGGCGGCCCTTCCGCCGCTCCTCCGGACGACGGCCGTGCGGCCGCCCGCCCGGAGGCCGGCCCGGAGGGACCGCCGTGAGCCGGGGCCGCGGCGACGCCGGCTCCGGAACGGTGTGGGTGCTCGCCCTGTGCATGCTGCTCTGGTTCGCCGCGGCCGCGGCGGTGACCGTCGGCGGCGTCCGCACCGACCGGCACCGCGCCGCGGCCGCGGCCGACCTCTCCGCCCTGGCCGCCGCCTCCCGAGCGGCCGAGGGCCCCGAGGCGGCCTGCGCCGCCGCGGCCCGGACCGCCGCGGAGAACGGCGCGGACCTCACCGCCTGCCGGCTGTCCGGCCCCACCGCCGCCGTCGAGGTCACCACCCCCGCCCGCACCTGGCCCGCCCCGCTCACCGCCCGCGCCCGCGCCGGCCCGGCCTCCTTCCTCCCTCCACCGCCCGGCCGGCCGCCGGCCGGGGAGGCGCCGCCCGGCGGTACGGCGACCCCGGAACCGGACGGCGCCGCACCCGGGGCCGGTTCCGCACCGGGCGGCGCCGGACCCCGCCCGCCTCCATCGAGCCCGGGGCCGCCGTCCCCTCCCGCCCCATCCGCCCAGGAGGAGGCCGCGCCTCCCACCCGATCCACCGACCGGGCCGGCTCCACCGACCTGAACGGCGAACGGCCCCAGACCGGTCGATGAACCGGTACCGAGGCGAAGCCCGCCGGCCCGGGGAGGCACCGCCGCCTCCGACCGGGCCGGGGAACGGAGCAGAGCCCGACGTCGACGAAGACGGCACACCGCCCACCGCGGCCCTCCGCGGCCAGGGCGGCAGGGAGCAACGGGGCAGCGCACGGCTTGCCACCGCCCCACCCCTGGGCCCTCTGCGGGGTGCCCGCAGTGGTGGCGGTGACGTTGGGCAGAAGGGAACGGCACGGGCCCGCCGCCGGCGGAGCCTCCAGACCGTTGATGGGGGTTTCCGCCGCGGTCGGGCACTCCGGCCCCCGGCCCGTCTCCCCCCGCGGTGCAGTGCCGCCGCCGGTGCGGCTCAACGCCGCCGTGACCGCGGCGGGAGGCTGTGCGGGGCGGGCGGTGGCGGGGCCGTGCCCTGTCGCCGTCCCGCCCCGGCTGCAGGAGGGGCGCGGGACGGGGAAGCCGGCGGAAACCCCCATCAGCGATCCAGGGCCGCTAAGGCCGCAGTGCTTCCACCGCTCCCCCCGGACCCCGGCCGCCTCCGGCCCCGTGAACCGGGGCCGGAGGAACAGGACGGCCGCGAAGAGGGCGGGCCGCGAGCGGCCCCGGGCTCCCGGCGGGCGGCGGACCGCGGCTCCGGCCGCCACCGGACCGGCCGACCGAAGAAACAGTGAGGACGGCAGCATGCCACCCCGGACACATCGCCCCCTGCCCGCGCTGGCGGTGCCGCTGCTCTGCGCGCTGTGCGGCGCCTTCGCCCCGGAACCGACGCCCACCCCGCCCCCGGCCGAGACGGAGCACTCCCTCCCGGCGGCCCCGGTCGAGCCCCCGGTGGAGGAGAGCCGGCCGGAGCCGCCGCCCGTCCGCCCGGCGCCGCGCCCGCCGCAGAGACCCGTCCGCACCGAGGAGCCCGCCGCCCGGCCCCGGACCCCCGAGCCGCGGCCCTCCTCCCGGGAGGCCGACGCCCCGTCCCCGCCGCTGGCCTCCCCCTCCCCCTCCCCGTCCCCCTCACCGTCGCCCTCCCGGTCCGCGAAGCCCGCGCCGTCCCCGGCCCCCTCCGCGCCCCGGGCGGAACCGCCGTCCCGGCCCGCGCCCGCCCCGCGCATCGAATACGGCCACCTGGCGCCCAAGGCGGCCTTCGACGACCCGCTGGCCACCGCCGCCGCCTGGGCCGCCCCGCTGCTCGCCGCGGCCGTGCTCGCCCTCCGGCTGACCGTCGGCTGGCCGCGCTTCCCGCCCCGCTACCGGGGCCGGCGCCGGTCACGGCGGGGCGAGTCCGCCGAGCAGGGCGGCGACGAGGGGGACCACCCCGATCAGCACGAAGGCGGGGAGGAAGCAGAGCCCTAGCGGGGCGACGACCAGCACCGCGGTGCGCCGGGCCCGCTCCAGTGCGCGGCCGTGCTCGTCCGCCCGGGCCTCGGCGGCGTGCCGTTCCAGCAGGTCGGCCAGTGGGGATCCGGTCTGCGCCGCGCGGGACAGCGCCCGCCCCACCGCGGCGAACTCCGGCGGGCCCGCCGCCGCCCATGCCTCCGCGGGGTCGGCGCCCAGCCGCTGTCGCTCGGCGATCTCTCCGAGCAGCCGCCCCAGCGGCCCGTCCAGCGCAGTGGAGAGCACGGACAGCACCTCCACTGGCGCGGACCCGGCCCGCACCCCCGCCGCCAGCAGATCCAGCGCGAGCGGGAGCCCCGCCGCGATGCGGGCGGAGCGCTCGCGCTCCCCGGCCCCCGCGGTGCGCCGCAGCCCCCAGTACAGGGCCGCCCCGGC from Nocardiopsis composta encodes:
- a CDS encoding peptidylprolyl isomerase, producing MHRHLTAAALVCAAALLATGCGSSATGDGGSASDVRGATLHTSEGEIELVLFPDRAPETVRNFAELAEDDPGFYDGTVFHRVIPDFMIQGGDPEGTGTGGPGYTFDDEIDESLTFAEPGMLAMANSGPDTNGSQFFVTTAPAPHLNGRHTVFGEVADEKSLEVADAISRVPTGDADRPAEDVVLESVEIHRGEG
- a CDS encoding ATP-binding protein, with protein sequence MALVQLTISALPAHVRTARLMATAVARRAGIAESALDEIRLAVGEACSRAVEAHRAHCPGQPIEIELIDGSDARPPRRGGPTVPAPANGHAAKRFEVVVSDRAPAKEPDADRGAPASLDGAANGVYPGEHTPPGGVSGLSPDVGLAVIIGLADEVSIEPAEDGTVVRMSWPLASPDGQGPQLVG
- a CDS encoding STAS domain-containing protein, yielding MDLKLDHYTKDDTEIVVVEGEIDVYTAPRLRELLIDLVNKGNFHLVVNMEKVEFLDSTGLGVLVGGLKRVRAHDGTLDLVCTQERILKIFRITGLTKVFGIYESVQEAIDKRAAK
- a CDS encoding DEAD/DEAH box helicase, whose protein sequence is MDLWESTLGRSWRDHTPNPQVTHVERLSRGEAVSEEWPAWTPSSVRSGLTGAGVAAPWSHQVAAANLARSGNNVIIATGTASGKSLAFLLPAAEAVIGGGTVLYLAPTKALAADQLRAVREAGPPELIGAVYDGDTPREERAWVRTHANYVLTNPDMLHRAVLERHPSWAGFLRRLRYVVVDEAHHYRGVFGSHVAQILRRLRRICARHRAEPVFILASATTGAPEESASRLTGLPVRAVTEDGSPRPAVDFALVEPELTEQTGERGAPVRRTATAEAAGILAELVSRRVRTLAFVRSRQGAEVVALTARRALADAGRPDLAEKVAAYRAGYLAADRRELEDGLRGGGLLGLATTNALELGVDITGVDAVVVAGWPGTRASLWQQAGRAGRRGADALAVFVARDDPLDTYLVHHPEAIFGRSVEAAVIDPDNPYVLGPHLCAAAAELPLTPEDLELFGPAAEEVAADLVRRGLLRRRPRGWFWTRRERASDLADIRGAGGPPVQIVDAGTGQLLGTVDEAAACGTVHEGAVYLHQGESHVVRELDLEERVALVDAAEPGYSTWAREVTEIEVLRSRERSTWGPHEVHFGDVRVARQVVGYLKRDVRSGAVLGEQPLDLPERSLDSRAVWWTLAPETAERLRAEGVELRGAAHAAEHAAIGLLPLFATCDRWDIGGVSTALHADTGRLTVFVYDGHEGGAGFAERGYAAAREWLAATRAAIADCECGAGCPSCIQSPKCGNGNDPLSKPGALRLLDALLDAAGNDAGTDRDRSVIGGPETPVEGGSESRPPKFSTT
- a CDS encoding DUF4244 domain-containing protein gives rise to the protein MNHARPLRPARTAARFPDRGMSTAEYAVGTVSAVAFAAVLYAILTSTEVRDALTRIVIDALQAAG
- a CDS encoding TadE family type IV pilus minor pilin, translated to MRSRPPADPRRDRGQATAEIAAALPALAVVLALCLAAIQAVAAHLACVDAARAGARALARGDDQAAVLGTVAAAAPPGAAAAVTRSGGYARVEVTARVRLGPGFPAPVEVGGRAATPLEEGGPSAAPPDDGRAAARPEAGPEGPP
- a CDS encoding Rv3654c family TadE-like protein, whose amino-acid sequence is MSRGRGDAGSGTVWVLALCMLLWFAAAAAVTVGGVRTDRHRAAAAADLSALAAASRAAEGPEAACAAAARTAAENGADLTACRLSGPTAAVEVTTPARTWPAPLTARARAGPASFLPPPPGRPPAGEAPPGGTATPEPDGAAPGAGSAPGGAGPRPPPSSPGPPSPPAPSAQEEAAPPTRSTDRAGSTDLNGERPQTGR
- a CDS encoding type II secretion system F family protein, whose protein sequence is MFLLIAVAVLGGVAVRLLLFPGASVGRLRLAAAVADRSAVRGRRAGLRGRAAGRAGVGAVLCAPAVALWAVAGAGPALLLGVPAGAALYWGLRRTAGAGERERSARIAAGLPLALDLLAAGVRAGSAPVEVLSVLSTALDGPLGRLLGEIAERQRLGADPAEAWAAAGPPEFAAVGRALSRAAQTGSPLADLLERHAAEARADEHGRALERARRTAVLVVAPLGLCFLPAFVLIGVVPLVAALLGGLAPP